A section of the Oreochromis niloticus isolate F11D_XX linkage group LG9, O_niloticus_UMD_NMBU, whole genome shotgun sequence genome encodes:
- the LOC112847885 gene encoding zinc finger protein 678-like isoform X1: MSSTQKDQHGERSQRSQEADKPHRRKGEKTYTCDECGKDFTEKANLKRHQVIHTGERPFSCDLCGKSFSWKDALKKHQLIHSGVKAYSCDQCGRAFTHSSSLQRHLVTHSGIKAYSCDICGKTFSHIGNRNRHLRIHTGHDVYGCDQCGKQFTTHAKLQQHMFTHTEERPYKCDLCEKTFKSPLNLSLHQQIHTRKRLYKCSYCEKQSDTDESSSQPCHHCGKDFRCDLCGKTFSHQYTLKVHQRRHTGDKLKYCKECGRSFTTSSRLKRHELIHSGVKKHLCDQCGSSFITAGHLEKHKRVHTGEKPFKCRDSDKSFSQSGNRIFPERAHMEGNYSCDQCDKSFRNLRSYSEHKRSHVTNKLFHCYQCAKTFTSLSALSKHQRDHSGLKSLPSLDHSESEETERSS; this comes from the exons atgagctCAACTCAGAAG gaccaacatggagagagaagtcagcgctctcaggaggccgacaaacctcacagaagaaagggagagaaaacatacacctgtgatgagtgtgggaaggattttactgaGAAGGCTAATCTAAAAcgtcatcaggtcatccacactggagagagaccgttcagctgtgacttgtgtggaaagtctttttcctggAAGGATGCtctaaaaaaacaccaactcatccacagtggagttaaagcgtacagctgtgatcagtgtggcagagcttttactcacagtagcagcttacagaggcatctagttacccactctggaattaaggcatacagctgtgacatctgtggCAAAACTTTCAGCCATATAGGGAATCGAAATagacacctacgcattcacaccgGACATGATGTGTAcggctgtgatcagtgtggcaaacaGTTTACAACACATGCAAAGTTACAACAACACATGTTTActcacactgaggagagaccttataaatgtgacctgtgtgagaagacttttaaatctccactTAACCTGAGCctacaccaacagatccacaccagaaagagactctacaagtgcagttactgtgag aagcagagcgacacagatgaatccagttctcaaccctgtcatcactgtgggaaagactttcgttgtgacctttgtgggaaaacTTTCAGTCACCAATACACTCTAAAAgtacatcaacgtagacacactggagacaaactgaaatactgcaaagaatgtgggagaagcttcaCCACATCAAGTAGATTAAAACGCCATGAACTgattcacagtggggttaaaaagcacctctgtgatcagtgtgggtcatccttcattACTGCAGGTCACCTTGAAAAacacaaacgagtccacacaggagagaaaccatttaAGTGCAGAGAcagtgacaaaagcttctcacaatcaGGTAATCGTATTTTCCCTGAACGTgcacacatggaaggaaactacagctgtgaccagtgtgacaagagcttcaggaatctcagaTCATACTCtgaacacaaacgatcccacgttactaataaactgtttcactgttaccaatgtgccaaaacattcacGTCATTGTCTGCTCTgagcaaacatcagcgtgatcactcagggctgaaatcactcccatcactggatcacagtgaatctgaagagacagaaagatcctcttgA
- the LOC112847952 gene encoding zinc finger protein 595-like, whose product MSSTQKDQDGARSQRSQEADKPHRRKREKTYTCDECGKDFSQPANLKRHQLIHSAVKEHTCDECGKDFTGKDSLKRHQVIHTGERPFSCELCGKTFSWKDALKKHQLIHSGVKAYSCDQCGRAFTQSSQLQKHVVTHSGFKAYSCDICGITFSHIESRNKHLRIHTRHVVYCCDQCDKQFITGTDLQQHMFTHTEERPYKCDLCEKTFKAPRYLRRHQQIHTRKRLYKCSYCEKQSDTDGSSSQPCHHCGGRKDFRCDLCGKTFNWEISLKNHQRRHTGDKLKNCKECGRGFITPTELKRHELIHSGVKKHLCDQCGSSFTTASQLKSHKRVHTGEKPYKCRHCDKSFSQSGNRNLHERAHMEGNYSCDQCDKSFRNLSSYSEHKRSHVTNKQFHCYQCAQSRES is encoded by the exons atgagctcaacacagaag GACCAAgatggagcgagaagtcagcgctctcaggaggccgacaaacctcacagaagaaagagagagaaaacatacacctgtgacgagtgtgggaaggattttagcCAGCCGGCAAATTTAAAAAGACACCAGCTCATCCATAGTGCTGTTAAAGAGCATActtgtgacgagtgtgggaaggattttactggGAAGGATTCACTAAAGCggcatcaggtcatccacactggagagagaccgttcagctgtgagttgtgtggaaagacTTTTTCTTGGAAGGATGCtctaaaaaaacaccaactcatccacagtggagttaaagcgtacagctgtgatcagtgtggcagagcttttactcaaagTAGCCAACTGCAGAAGCAtgtagttacccactctggatttaaggcatacagctgtgacatttgtggaatAACTTTCAGCCACATAGAGAGCCGAAATAaacacctacgcattcacaccagacatgttgtgtactgctgtgatcagtgtgataaACAGTTTATAACAGGCACAGATTTACAACAACATATGTTTACCCACACcgaggagagaccttataaatgtgacctgtgtgagaagacttttaaagctCCACGTTACCTGAGacgacaccaacagatccacaccagaaagagactctacaagtgcagttactgtgag aagcagagcgacacagatggatccagttctcaaccctgtcatcactgtggtggtaggaaagactttcgttgtgacctctgtggaaaaactttcaatTGGGAAATCTCCCTAAAAAAccatcaacgtagacacactggagacaaactgaaaaactgcaaagaatgtgggagaggctTCATCACACCAACTGAGTTAAAACGACATGAACTgattcacagtggggttaaaaagcacctctgtgaccagtgtgggtcatccttcaccactgcaaGTCAGCTTAAATcacacaaacgagtccacacaggagagaaaccatacaagtgtagacactgtgacaaaagcttctcacaatcaGGTAATCGTAACCTTCATGAACGTgcacacatggaaggaaactacagctgtgaccagtgtgacaagagcttcaggaatctcagttcatactccgaacacaaacgatcccacgttactaataaacagtttcactgttaccaatgtgcccaaa gtcgcgagagttga
- the LOC112847885 gene encoding zinc finger protein 271-like isoform X2: protein MSSTQKDQHGERSQRSQEADKPHRRKGEKTYTCDECGKDFTEKANLKRHQVIHTGERPFSCDLCGKSFSWKDALKKHQLIHSGVKAYSCDQCGRAFTHSSSLQRHLVTHSGIKAYSCDICGKTFSHIGNRNRHLRIHTGHDVYGCDQCGKQFTTHAKLQQHMFTHTEERPYKCDLCEKTFKSPLNLSLHQQIHTRKRLYKCSYCEQSDTDESSSQPCHHCGKDFRCDLCGKTFSHQYTLKVHQRRHTGDKLKYCKECGRSFTTSSRLKRHELIHSGVKKHLCDQCGSSFITAGHLEKHKRVHTGEKPFKCRDSDKSFSQSGNRIFPERAHMEGNYSCDQCDKSFRNLRSYSEHKRSHVTNKLFHCYQCAKTFTSLSALSKHQRDHSGLKSLPSLDHSESEETERSS from the exons atgagctCAACTCAGAAG gaccaacatggagagagaagtcagcgctctcaggaggccgacaaacctcacagaagaaagggagagaaaacatacacctgtgatgagtgtgggaaggattttactgaGAAGGCTAATCTAAAAcgtcatcaggtcatccacactggagagagaccgttcagctgtgacttgtgtggaaagtctttttcctggAAGGATGCtctaaaaaaacaccaactcatccacagtggagttaaagcgtacagctgtgatcagtgtggcagagcttttactcacagtagcagcttacagaggcatctagttacccactctggaattaaggcatacagctgtgacatctgtggCAAAACTTTCAGCCATATAGGGAATCGAAATagacacctacgcattcacaccgGACATGATGTGTAcggctgtgatcagtgtggcaaacaGTTTACAACACATGCAAAGTTACAACAACACATGTTTActcacactgaggagagaccttataaatgtgacctgtgtgagaagacttttaaatctccactTAACCTGAGCctacaccaacagatccacaccagaaagagactctacaagtgcagttactgtgag cagagcgacacagatgaatccagttctcaaccctgtcatcactgtgggaaagactttcgttgtgacctttgtgggaaaacTTTCAGTCACCAATACACTCTAAAAgtacatcaacgtagacacactggagacaaactgaaatactgcaaagaatgtgggagaagcttcaCCACATCAAGTAGATTAAAACGCCATGAACTgattcacagtggggttaaaaagcacctctgtgatcagtgtgggtcatccttcattACTGCAGGTCACCTTGAAAAacacaaacgagtccacacaggagagaaaccatttaAGTGCAGAGAcagtgacaaaagcttctcacaatcaGGTAATCGTATTTTCCCTGAACGTgcacacatggaaggaaactacagctgtgaccagtgtgacaagagcttcaggaatctcagaTCATACTCtgaacacaaacgatcccacgttactaataaactgtttcactgttaccaatgtgccaaaacattcacGTCATTGTCTGCTCTgagcaaacatcagcgtgatcactcagggctgaaatcactcccatcactggatcacagtgaatctgaagagacagaaagatcctcttgA